The following are encoded together in the Capsulimonas corticalis genome:
- a CDS encoding BON domain-containing protein: MTDQMSGVTKNRWAALSLAAALAVALTAGCGKKDEETAPPPSQPSTMTPVPAAGAGATATTNAPPATAPGGPGGTMMNKPSTNPNGAIGDAQITMKVKNALIVDSKVAAKDINVDTKSETVVLRGTQADAASISAAVADAKKIEGVKQVINQLTVKK; the protein is encoded by the coding sequence ATGACTGACCAAATGAGCGGCGTTACGAAAAATCGGTGGGCTGCGCTTTCGCTCGCGGCGGCTCTGGCCGTCGCGCTGACCGCCGGCTGCGGCAAGAAGGACGAAGAAACGGCTCCGCCTCCGTCGCAGCCCTCCACAATGACGCCGGTTCCGGCGGCTGGGGCCGGCGCCACCGCGACGACGAACGCTCCGCCGGCGACAGCGCCGGGCGGTCCGGGCGGCACCATGATGAACAAGCCGTCGACGAATCCGAACGGTGCGATTGGCGACGCGCAGATCACCATGAAGGTGAAGAATGCGCTGATCGTCGACTCGAAGGTCGCCGCGAAGGATATCAACGTGGACACCAAGAGCGAGACCGTCGTGCTGCGCGGGACGCAAGCCGACGCGGCGTCGATCTCAGCGGCCGTCGCCGACGCCAAGAAGATCGAGGGCGTCAAGCAAGTCATCAATCAGCTGACGGTGAAGAAGTAA
- a CDS encoding DUF4412 domain-containing protein, with translation MKFAFGFAGVATLILVAGVSRADITTVTHMSMDMPGMHNGPQMPAAAQAQLDSMSNTTTYMSGHKVRTDSSFMSFIVNPDAGKMWFLNNTAHTYTVTPFDAAQSKQMMQSILKGRAVDMNAANYKVTDTGRTTKILGHTARHYIVKMSMTLMGQATTMTQDILAAQDLSAADTGAFGGGSGPGQVHGLPLVTTTTYHSGLTEGMISKQVVTSLTTTPIPASTFDLPDGYTLTENKDTTSGMFGK, from the coding sequence ATGAAATTCGCATTCGGATTTGCCGGAGTCGCCACCCTCATTTTGGTCGCCGGCGTAAGCCGGGCGGACATTACGACCGTGACGCATATGAGCATGGATATGCCGGGGATGCACAATGGGCCTCAGATGCCGGCGGCGGCGCAGGCGCAGCTCGATTCGATGAGCAATACGACGACTTACATGAGCGGGCATAAAGTGCGCACGGACAGTTCGTTTATGTCGTTCATCGTGAATCCCGACGCCGGGAAGATGTGGTTCCTGAACAACACCGCTCATACCTACACCGTCACCCCGTTCGACGCCGCGCAGTCCAAGCAAATGATGCAGAGCATACTCAAGGGGCGCGCCGTGGACATGAACGCCGCGAATTATAAGGTCACCGACACCGGCCGCACCACCAAGATCCTGGGCCATACGGCGCGGCATTATATCGTCAAAATGTCGATGACGCTGATGGGGCAAGCCACAACAATGACTCAGGATATTCTCGCGGCGCAGGATCTGTCCGCGGCGGACACCGGCGCGTTTGGAGGCGGATCTGGGCCAGGGCAGGTGCACGGCCTGCCGCTTGTCACGACCACGACTTACCACAGCGGCCTCACCGAAGGCATGATCTCAAAGCAAGTCGTCACGTCACTCACCACAACCCCCATTCCGGCCTCGACATTCGATCTGCCCGACGGTTACACGCTGACGGAAAACAAAGACACGACCTCGGGCATGTTTGGGAAATAA